GTTTGCTGGTCTCCGAACTTCAGCGTCGGAATCCCCTTTCTCGACGGCGCGCTGCGCGAGCTGGCCAGGCGATTGCCGCGGGGATGGCAGATCGAGATCGCGGAGACCCACCACGCTGGGAAGAGAGACGCGCCGAGCGGCACCGCCCTCAGACTCGCCCAGACCTGGCGTGACGAGAGGGGGGGAGAGATTCGCTATGGCAGGCACGGTCCGTCGGGGCCGCGTGGCGCGGCCGAGGTGGGGATTCACGCGCTGCGGCTGGGCGACGTGGTAGGCGAGCACCGCGTTCTGCTGGGCTGCTCGGGCGAGACGCTCGAGGTCGTCCACAGGGTGCAGGATCGGACCGCTTTCGCATCCGGAAGCGTCGAGGCCCTGCGCAGCCTCCTGCGCAAG
The Candidatus Eisenbacteria bacterium genome window above contains:
- the dapB gene encoding 4-hydroxy-tetrahydrodipicolinate reductase; amino-acid sequence: MPRPAAIALMGAGGRMGQAVEAMLARCDDLILVFRADRALKETSGPPRSGPDLISLAPGQVEGIIDFSQPEGTVAASVAASRLGCPLVSGTTGLDDDAFAALRRAAQDVPVCWSPNFSVGIPFLDGALRELARRLPRGWQIEIAETHHAGKRDAPSGTALRLAQTWRDERGGEIRYGRHGPSGPRGAAEVGIHALRLGDVVGEHRVLLGCSGETLEVVHRVQDRTAFASGSVEALRSLLRKGPGWYEWNDLARGL